The sequence TGCTTAGAATTCAATCAACAAAAAAGCATTAACAGCAATcaattgtaaatatatatctcaaatttaatataaaaactaaatgaaACACAAACCCtaacaaatttattaaaaaaattaataataataataataataataataaaataacctctTCAACAGCCTTTTCTCTCAGCCGCTCTGATAATCTCAACGCCTTGATCTCAGCTTGTGCTTCTCCTAACTCCCTATCCTTATCTGCACTCCAAACAGAAAAGAATTACATAACAAATTGCTAAACTAAATAGAGCTAAAAAAACAGCTCGAATCGAACCGAAAACCAGTAGATCGAACCACATTCAGACCTCTAACTTCATTTTCAAGGCGATTAAGTTCAACTTTAACCGGATCCGAACCGTGAAGCAAAGTAATGAACTCATTATCAGCATCAAAGCTAGGTCTAACTGAAGTCCTTCTACGAGATGAACTTTTAGGTCCTTCTTTAAACGATCCAGATACCGTCAGTTGCTGCTGTTGAGAGGAGGGCGTTCCGTTAGCACCACCGTTCAGGTCAGCAACCACCGCAGCTCCCTCGCCGGAAACCTCCGCCATCTCTCCGATCTGAGTGACTTAgcttcacatccaaatataaCAAGATCCAAAATGCTAGAGTTTGATTCCAatcaagaaactaaaaaaagtTTAACAGAGATTTTAAGGTACTTGGTTCTTGCAagatatttctttctttcctttttaaattaaataaaaaagaaagtgcaGATTGAGAGGTGATAATgtttgtattatatatataaaatctaaatctgGCAATTAAGGCGGTGTTTGCTTGTGTAGATTACAGATGGatattgagagagagagagtgtgtgtgtgtgagtGTAGACTCTGAAGCTAAAatgttttttgttttgttgtgTTACTCTCTATCTAAAGATTGTGATTTAAATCTATTACAGTGAAGAGAGTGAGATAGAGatagagatagagagagagagaggatttttatgtttatttattaattttgaatttttttttcttttgaaagagagaaaaatacgCCTTGTAGTAAGAGAAAGAGAGGGTTTGCTGTTTTAAGTAGTGAGACACTCGAGTTTAACTACTCCTGCTAACCTAGTCAGTGTATAATTTTccggatttttctttttgttattacttttttcttttgtgctgTTAATTGGGGAATTGCGGATGCGTTTTAGGATAAGCCGGATGCGTATTGTGCACACCAACTTCCTTTGCCATAAGAGGGTGTTGCGTGCATAATGCGCGCACCGGCGCTTTTTAGTAGCATCGACATgctttctattctttttattttttattttttgctcgCTTTCTGGTTCTGGTAGTTTTCGTGTTCATTGAAATAAATGGTAGCGTCTTGTAGCAGAAATTAGTTTTATGAAGAAATTATGTAATTTCAActcatctaaaaataaaattaattcattccAATCCAATAGATATTTAATgagcttcttcttttataaaaaagaaaaaatcgtTGAATCGGAAACAACTTTCTTTCTGTTTTGGTATTTTGTGCTGGTAACCTTTTTGTTTAGTAACTAACtgactataataataatgtgtAAAGTTTATGCAAGTACATATTCGTCTAGCTAATGAGTAAAGTCACACTTTTGTCGAGCTTCATTATTATCTGCATAAACAATCAACTGTTCAGAAGAATATTCtcagataaataaataaataatacaataCAAAAGAACTGCTGATAGGCTAATTATTGCTATATGCTAATGGAGAGGAATGTATAAATAGTTTATcatcttatatttaatatttaataattgttccagaaacctttttttttttaataattttattattttataattaataaaattttaaaaattaattattaattattagacaAAATATTTAGAAGAGAAATGCTACTTATCTATGcatcattcttttcttgtattgtATTTGGTTCAAATGAATAATtacattttcaaatttaaaacgTATATGTTTGTAtgaaatgaataattatttagaactttaagttgttaattttattaaatttatcataattaaactaaattctaataaaataaataaaattttaaaaatggatTGCATATTAGCGAGGCATATATTTCATGagattaatttcattttatagtCTTCTTCATTAACATCTTATATCTTctatcttataatttttttatactagattatttagaatatgatattaattttatttgatgttttaTCATATCATTATTACTTAACACACAAAtgtatatgattttatttataaatataataattttataattgactttttatttagtacaataatttattagtttcaaaCTTTATGTATATAATGTACTTAGAATAcatcaattttatataattttctagtttttattctttataaatttaataaattaataattataatatccaATAATCTCGATCCgtcaaatatattaattataagatgGCCTATTGTATATTCATTTATGacacataaatattatattaatatgtaaattttatacataaatattaataaattattttattaattaataatgtttttaattctataaagtggtatttcaattatagttttaatgttatataaGTAATAAGTTAGCTTTCCAATTATATAATGAtctataattctaaaaatagcataccaataatatttgtagtataaacattacatatatttaataaatcaattaatggATATTTTAggacttttatatttattacatgaataaaatttgataatatcataaatttttaaaatagatatCTAAAATActatgaattattattattttaataagtgataaataattataaaattttaaaaatattattatatttatgtatatattaattataattaaaatagtaacaATAATTATGcggataaataataaaaatccattaaaaattatattattgattatgtccaaaactttaaaataaatatctaattatGAAGGATGAGTCGGTAAATGATTCCCTAATTCTCAAGAAGATAActaagcaaaataaacaaTGGTTAATTTCTAAGTTTGTAAGTCTGTGCAGcaagttaattaaattatttttatttgaatgacATGGTACTTGTTATGttgatttgttttttctttaacaaagtaattatattttatcaacAAATACTGATAATTGATGCAACTTATTATGTATGAtagctaaaaagaaaaggataaaatgaaaaataaataaataaagctgACATTTAAAAGAGAGAAtcatgaaaatattaatattggaAGCACATGACATCCTATAGAATTCGACTCGTCATTTGTTATTTCAACaaaatgatgagaaaatgaaaggaaGCAATGGATGTATGAGTTTGGAGGGAGGATCTCTTACGTACATCGCATCCGTATTTGCACAGTAGAGTCTCTCTCTCAACTCAAAGCATACGGCTCTAAACTAAACCTACCTAATTTGGCAGTATAATAAATGTGgggttttgttttcttatcttcttaatttatttattatttccaCGAGTCATTTATAGAAACGGTACAGAATCAGAGATTAACGAGTCAAATTAGTTGGGgaacaaaagagaaaggaaaaagaatttcacagtgcataaattaatgaaagaaTGTTACTGTTAGTGTGTCATTTTTCATTGATTGAGCCTGTATATGAAATCCCATTTGGTCCTCTCAATCGATAATAACTTCTTTAATTTATCCGTAAAGCTTTGTAGTTGATGGCCTTTTTTCCACCCAGCATCATTGAACTTGGCGGGGGAGaatgaaaagtaatttcattttcCAAAAATCTACACAAATTGATGCAAAAGCCTTTACATGTGTATATGTTTCTTCTAAAGAAATTATAcctctctctctgtctcttgctttttcctttttccttttcttttttgttttgttttcatATGACAATGAACTTTTAGaacaaatttaatatgctGTTGATCCACATAAATTCAAAGGATAATGAGAAAGaagttgaaattttgaatCTCATCAGAAACACGTACATGTTAGGTTATCCGCAGTTATGCAACTTTATGTTGATCTGAAAAGGAAAcagtatatatatagcataAGTATTTAAAGCTTGGAAAATGAATAACTCACTgattaaacttaaaaaataaatgtccttttaaagaatatttaattcataattacaACCAAGCCATTTAATTCAAAACCCATGAGAATCATGACCAGTCTCTCAAAATCTgcaacataaaaaaattgagaagaTAGACAAAGCTGGAGCTCCTTGGCTTTTTGATAGCGTTGCTATCCCTTTAAGAATCAACATCAAAGAGATAGAGAGATGTTGAGTCTTAGATATAGTTAGACCCTAATTAAGCTGCTTATCTTGTTATCATACTGCATAATTATTTGGTTAATTAGTGGggtttaaaaattaaaacagatTTGATAATGACAGAGGTGGGGTTTTGTTTTGGAGGGGTTCTTGTTGTTCCCTCAACAACCTTTTATTACTCTTCTTTCAATTCTAAGAACGAAAGAAAGAAAGCCTTGTAAAGTATAATGCATACAAACAAATAGGAGCTTGGTATATTGACATTTTTGAATGTGACATTATGCCTACTGCCTCTGTGCGGCATCTGCAAAATCCACCtttgtaaaattattattccAAATATAACAATTCATTATCATTCTTACTTGAGCGATTCTAAGGCTACATTACCCAGTGCTCCTCAAAAGGGATCCAATTCtgattaagaaataatagaaatatatttttctttactaGCTATAATAACTCTCTTGGATTTCTAATCGTCTTTTTATAAGGTCACTTTTCATCATttgaaattaatgaatatatgtttataatataaattatttttatttcacttAGTCAtcaatgttaaaaaatttaaagattttattttatttttattatttgttattaaataatataataattattcaattagaaAAACAAGAAAGCCCATCGATGGTgatgaaaaaaatgaatgCTACTAgagttactttattttaaaaaataaaaacaaaggaaTGGAAAGATGAGTAGTGCtatcctttctttttaaaccTTAAATCCATCATTTTATTTCctctcaaattaaataaaaagagaaaatatcaataaaatcatacatttaataaaaagattatttttatcCATGATATGAGTAAATATACCCCACAGATTTgaactttaataaaaaaaaaatgtatatattaattgataaaaaagacAGTTTATCTTcactttgtttttcttaggAAATATTGAAATCTTTTTTTCCCATCATCAAAACCAAACACAGCCTAAGAAAAACTAAACAATGCGTCTTTCCCTCCTTCCGACCTTCTTCCACTTTTATCCTCTTGTCCAAAATAAGATAGAGCGATTTTGATCCACTAAAGTAAAGGTAAAATTACACAATACAACCTGTTAATTATATCAGTGTTTTCTTTAGTTACATTTGGACAGAAGTTTAAGGTACCGCCCATTCCACTtgtaaaaattctatatttaaataCAGTAATGGATAACTTAGTCATTAAATCTATCATGTTTATCGAATTTTATTATCAGATTTCGAGTAAATTAAcagctcttttttttttttgattgtaaaatatgaaaactatcaatgaatataaaatgtgtgtaaaaataataattaggaTTTATTTATTGGTGGAAAGAGACATAAGATATTATATAGAATATGtaaggaagaaagaaataaagtgAATATGTTTTGAGACACTGTGAGTTCCGGGGgtttaaaaacttttaattgAAAGCACCATTTGGTTTTCTGTGTTGTTACAATAATCATAGCTCTGATGTATGggcttttatttcttttgaaaggGACCTTTggtttatatttgtattaaaattaatatttatgattcGTGGTGCTAATCTCAGGTCTGCTCCttcaattatatatgtatatatggaTCATAATCTATTGcaaataatctttttcttttctagacAAAATCAACtgatttacattttattttctttaataatattcgGAAACTCTGTTGGACTTGTtaaggttttttcttttttgtattatACTAAACAAATAATCATAGGTATACGAATAAGATaaatgtgtgtgtgtgtatattattttatattttatattatatataaaatcatcCCCCCCACTCCCGAAAAAAAATGAGGTGAGACGCCGTTAATCTGTCCATATATTACTTCCTTCCCTCGCCCTAGTACTGTTTTTCGGAGTCAGATTATTTGGCTCCATCTATAGGGTTTAAGCTTAGTAGCCAACCCTCTTCGTTTCACTGCAAAATCACATCCTcgagaatattttttaaagaagtaaacaaataaagaGAAACCTACACAAATCTCCATTAAATGCATGAACAGAAAAGCTTTAAAATTCTTCTCTCACCTGAAGAGAAACTCAAATTTCCCCAAAAACCCATATGATTTCAACAAGCAGCTACACATCCTCACTAACTCATCATGTGGTGACATATCTCTCAAGCTCCTATGTTACTTCATCTCTAAAGGGTACACTCCTTTACCATCTTCTTTTAATTCCATTGTTTCATTTCTTTGTAAATTGGGTCATATTAGCTATGCTCAAAAGATGGTAACTGTAATGCCAAAGATGGGGTCTTTACCTGATATTGTAACTTATAATTCTTTGATTGATGGGTATTGTAAATATGGTCAGGTCGAAGAAGCTTGTTTGACAATTAAACGGATTAGGAATGCCGAGTGTAGGGTGGATTTGGTAAGTTTTAATGCGTTATTTAATGGGTTTTGTAAgaggaaaatgaaagaagaggTGTTTATCTATATGGGTTTAATGTGGAAGTGTTGTTTACCGAATGTGATTACTTATGGGACTTGGATTGATACGTTATGTAAGGTAGGGGATTTAGACACGGGGTATAAGTTTTTTAAGGAAATGAGAAAAGATGGTATTGTGCCAAATTTGATTGCATTTACTTGTTTGATTGATGGATACAGTAAGATTGGTAATTTAGATTTTGCATATCAGTTGTATAAGGATATGTGTAAATCCATGCATTTGCCAAATGTATATACATATGCTGCTCTAATTAATGGTTTTTGCAAACGAGGGATGTTGGAAAGAGCAGAATGGTTTTttctgaaaatgctggaaGTCGGGATTATGCCCAATTCAACTGTTTACACATCAATTATAGATGGGCATTTCAAGAAAGGAAATATTGATGTTGCCATGAAGTACTTTAGTGAAATGCGTAAAGAAAGCTTCAGGCTTGATATAGTGGCATATGGGGTAGTCATATCAGGACTTGTTAATAATGGTAGGTTAGATAAAGTTTTGGAAGTTATGGAAGATATGGTGAGGAATGGATTAGCTCCGGATAAGGTGGTGTTAACAACACTTATGCATGCCCATTTCAAGGCTGGAAATACAAAAGCAGCTTACGGTGTGTACAGGGAATTGTTGAACCGAGGTTTTGAGCCTGATGCTGTAACTATTTCAAGCTTAATAGATGGGTTGTGCAAAGATGGACGTTATCTTGATGCTAAAGGGTATTTTTGCAAGGAAAAGGCTAATGAAGTTTCATACACTGCACTTATTGATGGAATATGCAAGGAAGGGAATTTAGATGAAGTTGAGAGGGTTGTAATGGAGATGTCAGAATCGGGGTTTGTTCCAGACAAGTTTGTCTACACTTCTTGGATTGCTGAGCTGTGTAGACAAGGCAAAATAGTAGAGGCCTTTAAGGTGAAAAATAAGATGGTCGAAGAAGGTATTGACCTTGATTTGTTAACATATAGCTCTCTGATTTTTGGTTTGGCAAATAAAGGATTAATGATTGAAGCAAAACAGCTTTTTGATGATATGTTAAAAAGGGGAATTATTCCTGACTCTATGGTTTTTGATATTCTGATTAGAGGATACCTTAAGCAGGATAACCCTGTTGCCATCTCACATTTGCACGAGGAAATGAGAAGGCGAGGGCTTTTAACTATAGATAGTGAGTagatggaaaaagaaataatgttgCTGATAGCAGATAAAGCCTCTTGTGTACATCTGATGTGGCCATTTCGATAAACAATAATTGCTACTAATTGGGGTTCTTCATGAGATGAATGAACTTTAGCTGAAATCATATTGAACATGAAGAATCACTTTAAAGCCTTATTCCTTTCAGGGCGAGGAGTGATTGCTGCTGCAACTTTTGTTTAATCAGATCCGCTCTGCTTAGCTTCTTGCTAAGTTCTGTGGTTGTTCCTATATATGTGAATATAATTGGACCttatattttttgtctttttgaaGAAATAACCATTTCATTCAGGAACCAAACAGAAGTGAAGCTTCTATTTTGCCGTTTGAAAAATATCTAATGAACAAGCTATTTAGTTTTGATAGGAATTTGTCAGCAAGCAAGAATCTTATGTGCAGAGCCCATCTAACTACATAAAGAGGAAGCAGAAATACATGGAATTTGACTTCCACATATTTCGTGATAAGGTGACTGGCAACTCATGGGATTATTGGAAAAACTGCTAATTTGTGCAGTTCCGTATTCCTGGTTACTGAAGGCATGTTTACTGTTTGCTATTTAGCTGTTATTGCCAAGCTCGAGAATGCCTCTTTGTGGCGCTAAAGGCAATATGCACTCCACTCCTGGCGATCAAGCCTTGCAATAATGAAATGAGTTGTATTGAATCTAATggagtttaatattaaattgtcCTGACAATGGTGATGCATACCTCCAGAAATCTGTAAAGTTCATTTCATTTACCTTTTTAATGAGGATTATATGTTTCGACATCCTCTTTTTTGGCTAATTCATATCGTTTTAAGTTAACTTGATCTGAACTG comes from Ricinus communis isolate WT05 ecotype wild-type chromosome 5, ASM1957865v1, whole genome shotgun sequence and encodes:
- the LOC8277351 gene encoding pentatricopeptide repeat-containing protein At2g01740; translated protein: MNRKALKFFSHLKRNSNFPKNPYDFNKQLHILTNSSCGDISLKLLCYFISKGYTPLPSSFNSIVSFLCKLGHISYAQKMVTVMPKMGSLPDIVTYNSLIDGYCKYGQVEEACLTIKRIRNAECRVDLVSFNALFNGFCKRKMKEEVFIYMGLMWKCCLPNVITYGTWIDTLCKVGDLDTGYKFFKEMRKDGIVPNLIAFTCLIDGYSKIGNLDFAYQLYKDMCKSMHLPNVYTYAALINGFCKRGMLERAEWFFLKMLEVGIMPNSTVYTSIIDGHFKKGNIDVAMKYFSEMRKESFRLDIVAYGVVISGLVNNGRLDKVLEVMEDMVRNGLAPDKVVLTTLMHAHFKAGNTKAAYGVYRELLNRGFEPDAVTISSLIDGLCKDGRYLDAKGYFCKEKANEVSYTALIDGICKEGNLDEVERVVMEMSESGFVPDKFVYTSWIAELCRQGKIVEAFKVKNKMVEEGIDLDLLTYSSLIFGLANKGLMIEAKQLFDDMLKRGIIPDSMVFDILIRGYLKQDNPVAISHLHEEMRRRGLLTIDSE